A window of the Virgibacillus pantothenticus genome harbors these coding sequences:
- a CDS encoding LysM peptidoglycan-binding domain-containing protein: MKKIVASFATGMIIAGTAATTVSAEEYDVKNGDNLWNIANEYNTTVEHLVEVNELKTTTIQPKQTLIINKQAKMKYKVQKGDTLSVIANKYGVSVENLKEWNKLDSDLIIVGQNLTIEGATVSNDKPAETEEQPQAQPAVPTKKEQQPVTETKAPVQEQQATPASSKPAASQKAPEKASEQQSQQEKPQGQSFSVTATAYTASCNGCSGVTATGVDLNKDPNAKVIAVDPSVIPLGSKVYVEGYGYATAADTGGAIKGNKIDVHVPSKGEATNWGVRTVNVTIVE, from the coding sequence ATGAAAAAGATTGTGGCTTCATTCGCTACTGGTATGATTATTGCTGGCACTGCTGCTACTACAGTATCAGCAGAAGAGTATGACGTAAAAAACGGAGATAACCTTTGGAATATTGCAAATGAATATAATACAACTGTAGAACATTTAGTTGAAGTAAATGAATTAAAAACAACTACTATACAACCAAAACAAACACTTATTATAAATAAACAAGCAAAAATGAAATATAAAGTCCAAAAGGGAGATACATTAAGCGTTATTGCAAATAAATATGGTGTATCTGTAGAAAATTTAAAGGAATGGAATAAATTAGATTCCGATCTAATTATTGTTGGTCAGAATCTGACCATTGAAGGTGCAACAGTTTCCAATGACAAGCCAGCCGAAACGGAAGAGCAACCTCAAGCACAGCCTGCGGTGCCAACGAAAAAAGAACAACAACCGGTTACAGAAACGAAAGCACCTGTGCAAGAGCAGCAAGCAACACCAGCTTCTTCTAAACCTGCTGCTAGTCAAAAAGCACCTGAAAAAGCATCTGAGCAGCAATCACAGCAGGAAAAGCCTCAGGGTCAATCGTTTTCTGTAACTGCAACAGCTTACACAGCAAGCTGTAATGGATGTTCTGGTGTAACAGCAACAGGTGTTGACTTGAACAAAGATCCAAATGCAAAGGTAATTGCTGTTGATCCGAGTGTCATTCCATTAGGTTCTAAAGTTTATGTTGAAGGCTATGGCTATGCAACGGCAGCTGATACTGGTGGTGCGATTAAAGGCAATAAAATTGACGTTCACGTCCCATCCAAAGGGGAAGCAACGAATTGGGGCGTCAGAACGGTTAATGTAACGATTGTAGAATAA